One window of the Actinomyces procaprae genome contains the following:
- a CDS encoding SdpI family protein — protein MFEWLTSSIVAAAMTLCGIALTVTGVKMKRGSLKPNSLAGVRIPSAYRSEEDWYRIQAKCAHPAIAVGVICFDSAALFVVQAIFPSAIPIMVPVSIMSIQLILGYCYMLYVVLNVNNR, from the coding sequence ATGTTCGAATGGCTGACCAGTTCAATAGTAGCTGCTGCTATGACTCTATGTGGAATTGCACTTACAGTTACCGGCGTAAAGATGAAACGAGGTTCTCTTAAACCAAACTCCTTAGCTGGCGTGCGAATCCCCAGTGCATATCGCAGCGAAGAAGACTGGTACAGAATTCAAGCCAAATGCGCGCATCCTGCAATAGCCGTAGGTGTCATATGTTTCGACTCGGCAGCATTGTTTGTGGTTCAAGCAATATTTCCTAGTGCCATCCCAATAATGGTTCCGGTCTCCATTATGTCGATTCAACTGATTTTGGGATACTGCTATATGCTGTACGTAGTACTGAACGTAAATAATCGATGA
- a CDS encoding radical SAM protein yields the protein MMVQWWYSLDGKLMELKNAPIGRASYDPVSNHGNVRRIAIATTNRCQARCAHCLMNSGPTGTEELTASEMIGIIDYYASNTPLKLVAFTGGESTLLGDSLLEAISYCSEQGIMSRLVTNASWAEDQISAESTVFELRNAGLTEINYSTDDFHSVWIPLANVKRAWNASKGQGFETVLIAVCSGPRSKITPMSVSEFLGEQIPIVESLDRGDDNLPEPAEDGTRYLISQSAISRLGRGRRLRSEYFGSHEEFNLSKLYGGCPALMDPPTVNADGTVGVCCGTNTEHNSILTIGDIQELMSNGSYDVDEFQGLILHAIRTLGPTYLYHLATESATSVRRTKAMSVCEICERLTGDRALIDVLYDKRELIEQQIEQHYRVCKLFGWTRGRCR from the coding sequence ATGATGGTTCAGTGGTGGTATAGCCTAGACGGAAAACTCATGGAATTGAAGAATGCTCCGATTGGGAGAGCGTCATACGATCCAGTATCTAATCACGGGAATGTCAGGCGCATTGCAATTGCGACAACTAACCGGTGCCAAGCACGTTGCGCACATTGCCTCATGAACTCCGGGCCAACAGGAACCGAGGAACTGACCGCATCAGAAATGATCGGTATAATTGACTATTATGCCAGCAATACACCGCTTAAGCTCGTTGCTTTCACAGGTGGCGAGTCCACCCTTCTAGGCGACTCCCTGCTTGAAGCAATATCTTATTGTTCCGAGCAAGGTATTATGAGTCGGCTCGTAACTAACGCTTCATGGGCGGAGGACCAAATATCGGCAGAGTCAACGGTTTTTGAACTACGGAATGCAGGATTGACCGAGATAAACTACTCAACTGACGACTTCCATTCGGTATGGATTCCGTTGGCCAACGTAAAACGAGCGTGGAATGCTTCGAAAGGACAGGGGTTCGAGACGGTCCTAATAGCTGTATGTAGTGGGCCTCGGAGCAAGATTACGCCGATGAGCGTCAGCGAGTTCCTAGGCGAGCAAATTCCGATTGTCGAGAGCCTGGACCGTGGTGACGATAATCTTCCTGAACCTGCCGAAGACGGAACTCGCTACCTAATTTCGCAGTCCGCCATATCACGACTTGGAAGAGGGCGACGTCTTCGATCGGAGTACTTCGGCAGTCATGAGGAATTTAATTTAAGTAAACTATATGGTGGCTGTCCTGCCCTAATGGATCCTCCTACAGTCAATGCTGACGGGACCGTGGGTGTTTGCTGCGGTACGAATACTGAACACAACTCGATCTTAACGATTGGAGACATCCAGGAGTTGATGAGCAACGGTTCATACGACGTCGACGAGTTTCAAGGTTTGATCCTACATGCGATACGAACTCTCGGCCCAACTTATCTATACCATTTAGCGACAGAAAGTGCGACGTCGGTAAGGCGCACGAAAGCCATGAGCGTATGCGAGATATGCGAGCGTTTGACTGGCGATAGGGCACTCATTGATGTCCTATATGACAAACGCGAACTTATTGAACAACAAATAGAACAGCATTACCGTGTGTGCAAACTATTCGGGTGGACCCGGGGACGATGCAGATGA
- a CDS encoding methyltransferase: MRNYDYAELNSVIGEELYEALLLDGYISLMSDIDLRVYPHTLIKEQLRCFDGELRAACELFCLGRRVSLRSLSEGLRDAALKLEPSGIVRTLGESICTSSLSLYVIQGLLYFAETPGPLISLYYGEDSIALATRLDLLRPLRGKVLDLCSGPGIQGILAAALGCDVTAVEINPVAASVARCNATLNGCVEKYCVVEASIDDFFSSKSVGVYNRVYANPPLVPVPEGMPYALVGAGGVDGLKITRSIIGHACDILAPGGELITIGLSGGNEHGPYVADAVDSIVSQTPLRAVLSVLSRCPVAAGSKWLDLITRSVDGYALERGYSEPHEVMSAYHSAGISEVYSFALTLIAPACTEKGEQVHGLHRYIDLSDAQYDGIRWWLE, encoded by the coding sequence ATGAGAAACTATGATTATGCGGAACTGAACAGCGTGATAGGCGAGGAGCTTTATGAGGCTTTGCTCCTGGATGGGTACATATCATTGATGAGCGATATAGACCTTAGGGTTTACCCACACACTTTGATAAAAGAGCAGTTGAGATGCTTTGACGGCGAACTACGAGCGGCCTGCGAATTGTTTTGCCTTGGGCGACGTGTCTCGTTGCGGTCCCTTTCAGAAGGCCTTCGTGACGCGGCGCTGAAGCTTGAACCTTCGGGTATCGTAAGGACGCTGGGCGAATCAATATGTACGAGTTCGCTGTCGCTGTACGTAATTCAAGGTCTGTTGTACTTCGCAGAGACGCCGGGCCCGTTGATTTCGCTATATTACGGCGAAGACTCAATTGCGTTGGCCACTCGGTTAGATTTGCTGCGTCCTCTGCGCGGAAAAGTGCTCGACCTATGTTCCGGGCCAGGCATTCAAGGTATATTGGCAGCCGCGCTAGGCTGCGACGTTACTGCGGTAGAGATTAACCCCGTAGCGGCGAGCGTGGCGCGCTGCAATGCGACTCTCAACGGATGCGTTGAGAAATATTGTGTGGTTGAAGCCTCGATAGATGATTTCTTCAGTTCGAAATCAGTTGGTGTATATAACCGGGTTTATGCCAATCCACCGCTGGTTCCAGTACCGGAGGGAATGCCTTACGCCTTGGTCGGGGCGGGCGGCGTAGACGGCCTCAAGATAACTAGGTCTATCATTGGGCACGCTTGTGACATCTTGGCCCCGGGAGGTGAATTGATAACGATCGGCCTGTCCGGCGGAAATGAACACGGCCCCTATGTCGCCGATGCTGTGGATTCTATTGTTTCTCAGACCCCTCTCCGAGCGGTATTGTCGGTGCTGTCACGTTGTCCGGTTGCGGCAGGCTCGAAATGGTTAGATCTTATTACTCGCTCGGTTGATGGTTACGCGCTTGAACGGGGGTACAGCGAGCCGCACGAAGTTATGTCTGCATACCACTCAGCAGGTATTTCTGAAGTGTACTCGTTTGCCCTGACGCTTATTGCGCCAGCTTGCACGGAAAAAGGAGAGCAGGTGCATGGCCTACACAGGTACATTGACTTATCAGACGCGCAATATGATGGCATACGGTGGTGGTTGGAGTAA